A section of the Nitrospinota bacterium genome encodes:
- the oadA gene encoding sodium-extruding oxaloacetate decarboxylase subunit alpha produces MGVPPRPIKITEVVLRDAHQSLLATRMRTEDMLPIAEKLDQVGFFSLEMWGGATFDSCIRFLNEDPWDRLRKLKQKIPNTPLQMLLRGQNCVGYRHYADDIVERFVKHSADEGMDIFRIFDALNDFRNIETAVNTVKKCGKIVEGTISYTVSPVHDIELYVKMAKRLEDMGSDILCIKDMAGLLVPSVTRDLIAEIKKNTKLPIHLHTHATTGLAGMNIQSAIDAGVDMIDTAISSLSMGTSHYPTESLVAALQGTPYDTGLDLNILEEIANYFQEVRKNYAEFESDFHGVDINILKSQIPGGMISNMENQLREQNALDKLAEVLEEVPRVRKDMGYPPLVTPTSQIVGSQATLNVLTGERYKIITKETRGCVLGKYGKLPAPIDADLMAKVSQDEKVIDCRPADLLEPEWKQVTAELGNKYTSEDDRLSYAMFPKVALSFFETRNNPATKAAVPTTPSKKSTDKPAAPTPAVQAAAPGAHAVYNVNVNGRNYHVEVGPAGSAPAGTQAVTSAPAAAPAPAASGPVKEVVSSPLPGSVFSLKSKVGDVVNPGDVLIVLESMKMETEIKSAVSGVVQSISVKEGDKINTGDELLIIR; encoded by the coding sequence ATGGGAGTGCCTCCTCGGCCAATAAAAATTACTGAAGTTGTTTTGCGGGATGCCCATCAATCCCTGCTCGCGACCCGAATGCGGACAGAGGACATGCTTCCCATTGCTGAAAAACTGGACCAGGTCGGTTTTTTTTCCCTGGAAATGTGGGGCGGAGCCACCTTCGATTCCTGCATTCGGTTTCTCAATGAGGACCCGTGGGACCGCCTCAGAAAACTCAAACAGAAAATCCCCAATACCCCCCTTCAAATGTTGCTTCGTGGGCAGAACTGCGTGGGGTACCGACATTACGCTGATGATATCGTCGAACGGTTTGTAAAGCATTCCGCCGATGAAGGCATGGATATCTTCCGCATTTTTGATGCGCTGAATGATTTTCGTAATATTGAAACGGCTGTCAATACGGTCAAAAAATGCGGAAAAATCGTCGAAGGAACCATCAGCTACACCGTCAGCCCGGTCCATGATATTGAGCTCTATGTCAAAATGGCCAAACGGCTTGAGGACATGGGTTCGGATATTTTGTGCATCAAAGACATGGCGGGCCTTTTAGTCCCCTCGGTGACACGTGATTTGATTGCGGAAATTAAAAAGAACACGAAACTGCCCATTCATCTGCACACCCATGCAACCACCGGGCTTGCGGGAATGAACATTCAGTCCGCCATAGATGCCGGCGTGGATATGATAGACACGGCCATATCCAGCTTGTCGATGGGAACCTCGCATTACCCCACGGAAAGTCTGGTGGCCGCCCTCCAGGGAACCCCTTATGACACCGGTCTCGATCTGAATATCCTGGAAGAAATTGCCAATTACTTCCAGGAGGTTCGCAAAAACTACGCTGAGTTCGAGAGCGATTTTCATGGGGTGGATATCAATATTCTCAAATCCCAAATTCCGGGCGGAATGATCTCCAATATGGAGAATCAGCTCCGAGAACAAAATGCTCTGGACAAGTTGGCAGAGGTGCTAGAGGAAGTTCCCCGCGTCCGCAAAGATATGGGGTATCCTCCACTGGTCACGCCTACCAGCCAGATTGTCGGTTCCCAGGCAACCCTGAACGTGCTCACCGGGGAACGCTATAAAATCATTACCAAGGAAACCCGCGGCTGTGTGTTGGGAAAATACGGAAAACTCCCCGCCCCCATTGACGCCGATTTAATGGCCAAGGTTTCGCAGGATGAAAAAGTCATTGATTGCAGACCTGCAGACTTGTTGGAACCGGAATGGAAACAAGTCACCGCAGAACTTGGCAACAAGTACACCTCTGAGGATGACCGCCTCTCCTATGCCATGTTCCCTAAAGTAGCGTTGAGTTTTTTTGAAACACGCAATAACCCGGCTACCAAAGCGGCTGTGCCCACAACCCCTTCTAAAAAATCGACAGACAAGCCAGCCGCACCGACACCTGCTGTTCAAGCGGCGGCCCCGGGAGCTCACGCTGTATATAACGTAAATGTCAATGGTCGAAATTATCATGTGGAAGTGGGGCCAGCAGGCTCTGCCCCGGCAGGTACTCAGGCGGTAACATCTGCTCCTGCGGCGGCCCCTGCACCTGCCGCAAGCGGCCCTGTAAAGGAAGTAGTTTCCTCTCCATTACCCGGATCGGTCTTTTCCCTCAAAAGCAAAGTGGGCGATGTCGTCAACCCAGGGGATGTATTGATCGTTCTGGAATCCATGAAAATGGAAACCGAAATAAAGTCAGCCGTCAGCGGTGTCGTTCAATCTATCTCCGTCAAAGAAGGAGATAAAATCAATACTGGCGATGAACTCCTCATCATAAGATAA
- a CDS encoding sodium ion-translocating decarboxylase subunit beta, which translates to MELTFERAASQIINSTGFTVIEPGQALMLVIACVLLYLAIWKKFEPLLLLPIGFGCLMANLPMSTMMYTDEGGLLNFFYQGVKHEIIPPLIFLGVGALTDFGPLLANPSTLMLGAAAQIGIYFTMVGAVYLGFDLKEASAIGIIGGADGPTSIFIATKLAPHLLAPIAVAAYSYMSLVPLIQPPIMRWLTTKKERKIKMEQLQPISQTVKILFPVVATIVVCLMLPGVTPLLGMFMLGNLFRESGVTARLHETAETHLINIVTILLALAVGSSMTAESFLKLETIKIIILGLLAFCVATAGGVLFGKIMCKVSGGKINPLIGSAGVSAVPMAARVSQKVGAEEDHTNFLLMHAMGPNVAGVIGSAVAAGVFISLFGDAPGPETHAAIEAITQSLVAP; encoded by the coding sequence ATGGAACTCACCTTCGAAAGGGCGGCAAGCCAAATTATAAATTCGACCGGGTTCACGGTCATTGAACCAGGCCAGGCGCTGATGCTGGTCATTGCCTGTGTTTTGCTTTACCTCGCCATCTGGAAAAAATTTGAGCCACTTCTGCTCCTGCCTATCGGATTTGGTTGTCTCATGGCCAATCTGCCGATGAGCACGATGATGTATACCGATGAGGGAGGCTTGCTGAATTTTTTCTACCAGGGGGTGAAGCACGAAATTATACCTCCCTTAATTTTTCTTGGGGTCGGGGCGCTCACGGATTTCGGTCCCCTGTTAGCCAATCCATCGACGCTGATGCTTGGAGCCGCGGCGCAAATCGGGATCTATTTTACCATGGTCGGAGCAGTGTATTTAGGCTTCGATTTGAAAGAAGCCAGCGCCATTGGTATTATCGGCGGCGCCGACGGCCCCACCTCGATTTTTATCGCCACTAAACTGGCTCCGCACCTGCTGGCCCCCATTGCAGTCGCGGCTTATTCCTATATGTCTCTGGTGCCGCTGATTCAACCACCCATCATGCGCTGGTTGACAACCAAGAAAGAGCGAAAAATAAAAATGGAGCAGTTGCAGCCGATTTCTCAAACGGTCAAGATCCTGTTTCCCGTTGTGGCAACCATTGTTGTTTGTTTGATGTTGCCGGGGGTCACGCCCTTATTGGGAATGTTCATGCTGGGAAATTTATTTCGGGAAAGTGGAGTCACCGCCAGACTGCATGAAACTGCAGAAACCCATTTGATCAATATCGTCACAATCCTGCTGGCTCTGGCTGTCGGATCTTCCATGACCGCCGAATCTTTTCTGAAACTGGAAACCATCAAAATTATTATTCTGGGTTTGCTGGCCTTTTGTGTGGCCACTGCCGGGGGAGTGCTTTTTGGAAAAATCATGTGCAAGGTCTCAGGCGGCAAGATCAATCCGCTGATCGGGTCGGCGGGAGTTTCTGCCGTTCCTATGGCCGCCCGTGTTTCACAAAAAGTGGGAGCCGAAGAAGACCATACCAACTTCCTGTTAATGCACGCCATGGGCCCCAATGTGGCCGGAGTCATTGGAAGTGCGGTCGCGGCAGGAGTTTTTATTTCACTGTTTGGAGACGCTCCGGGCCCGGAAACGCATGCGGCAATCGAAGCTATCACTCAATCACTGGTGGCCCCTTAG
- a CDS encoding OadG family protein, which translates to MDNLILTSLTVSAISMTVIFLALTVLIFAIRLLVHFIPYVEPPKPTPRAQPTPTSAAVETDEDIAVITSVMTSHLSQLPGNLQVINIQSR; encoded by the coding sequence ATGGACAATCTTATATTGACATCCTTGACCGTTTCAGCAATTTCCATGACGGTTATTTTTCTGGCTCTGACGGTTCTTATTTTCGCCATCCGCTTGCTGGTCCACTTCATTCCCTATGTGGAGCCCCCAAAGCCCACACCAAGAGCCCAGCCAACTCCGACATCTGCGGCGGTAGAAACGGACGAAGACATAGCCGTCATCACGTCGGTCATGACCTCCCACCTCAGTCAGTTGCCAGGAAACCTCCAGGTCATAAATATTCAATCCCGCTGA